Genomic window (Egicoccus halophilus):
ATCGGTCGTCGAGCCCGACACCGACGCGTCGTCGACGCGCTCGAGGCGCCGGTTCAGGCGCTGGATGCGCACGCTGCGCTGCAGTTGCGCCCGCATCGTCCGTGGCGTCGAGATCACGAACGTCCCGGGGGAGCGCACCCGGTCCTGCGGCGGGATCAACCGCTGCACGAACGCGTCGTCGGGAAGGTCACGAGGCCACGGCCCGAACCGCTCCCGCCCCGCACGGGTCAGCGCGAACACGCCCGAACCGACGTAGCCGGCCCCGTAGACCGGATGCCGGGACAGGAAGCCGAAGTAGGACCGCACGGCGGCACTCGCGGCAGACGCGTCGAAGCGCGGTGCCGGCGCCCCGGCGAGGCCCCGTTCGCGCAGCTCCGCGGCCAGCGCCCGTGCCGTGCGACCGTGCATCTGCACGTCCGCGTCGAGGTAGATGCGCGGGTACACGCTCGCGACGTCGTCACCGCGCTGCAGGGCGGCCTGCTTGGAGGGTTCGGCGATCTCCTCGACGCGCACGCCCGGATGGCGGCGGGCGCGCTCGGCGGTGTCGTCGCCGCAGCCGTTGCAGACCACGATCACCTCGAACTCGCCGGGGCGGACGTCCTCGAGCAGCACCCGCAGGCACCGGTCGATGACCGCCCCCTCGTCATGCGCCGGGATGACGACGCTGGCCGACGGACCGCTGCCGCCGCTGCTGCTGCTGCCGCCGCTGCTCATGCCGCCGCCGCACGGGCCGCCGTGAGCTCGGCGGCGGTGCGGTCGCCGACCGTCGGGTGCCCACCGGTCCACGCCCGACGGTGCTCGAACAGGGCCTGCCAGTTGGCGGCGGCTCGCCGTCGGCCCGGCAGCAGTCGACCGATCCGGCCGCGGACGGCCGCGCCGACGACCAGCAGGGCGACCGCCAGCGGG
Coding sequences:
- a CDS encoding glycosyltransferase, which codes for MSSGGSSSSGGSGPSASVVIPAHDEGAVIDRCLRVLLEDVRPGEFEVIVVCNGCGDDTAERARRHPGVRVEEIAEPSKQAALQRGDDVASVYPRIYLDADVQMHGRTARALAAELRERGLAGAPAPRFDASAASAAVRSYFGFLSRHPVYGAGYVGSGVFALTRAGRERFGPWPRDLPDDAFVQRLIPPQDRVRSPGTFVISTPRTMRAQLQRSVRIQRLNRRLERVDDASVSGSTTDSTRTFLLRHLRQPRWWPGAALFVLVAVVSRVLARLAERRGQDRWLRDETSRAA